One segment of Phaeacidiphilus oryzae TH49 DNA contains the following:
- a CDS encoding ABC transporter ATP-binding protein translates to MSAEQNPSRQKPTGQKPSRQTPTDPILRLSELGVVFRTETGEVPAVRGVSLEVWPGETLALVGESGSGKSTVALASMGLLSSNARTTGSAEVAGTQVVGASEGELARLRGSAVSMVFQEPATALDPLKRVGAQIAEVLRNHGELSRAEARAEAVELLRRVGIPEPERRVSAFPFQLSGGQRQRVVIAMAIANRPGLLIADEPTTALDVTVQAEILDLLRRLAVDSGTGVLLVTHNMGVVADFADRVAVMLSGEVVETGPVEEVLLRPVHEYTKRLLAAVPRLAVAEAGADAGSAGEGDASATPASAPAPASEPVVRLEGVSVVFGRGPRAVRALDDVSLSVRPGETVGLVGESGSGKSTAARVGLGLIAPSSGRVTLFGSDLARTRGRQRRALRAGIGVVLQDPVASLDARMSVGECVAEPLRVHRRGMSGAERRERVAEVLEQVRLPAELADRAPRELSGGQRQRVSLARALVLEPRLLVADEPTSALDVSVQQTVLEVISELQDRLGFACLFVSHDLAVVQRFAQRVVVMRAGRVEEHGPTASALLHPRTDYTRRLLAAVPVPDPVLQRRRRESRLAAVGGTAGGTTGGTLTEDKA, encoded by the coding sequence ATGAGCGCCGAGCAGAACCCGAGCCGGCAGAAGCCGACCGGGCAGAAGCCGAGCCGGCAGACGCCGACCGATCCGATCCTGCGCCTGAGCGAGCTCGGCGTGGTCTTCCGCACCGAGACCGGCGAGGTGCCGGCCGTCCGCGGGGTCTCCCTGGAGGTCTGGCCCGGCGAGACGCTGGCGCTGGTGGGCGAGTCCGGTTCGGGCAAGTCCACGGTGGCGCTGGCCTCGATGGGACTGCTGTCCTCCAACGCGCGGACCACCGGCAGCGCGGAGGTGGCCGGCACCCAGGTGGTGGGCGCCTCGGAGGGCGAGCTCGCGCGGCTGCGCGGCTCGGCGGTCTCGATGGTCTTCCAGGAGCCGGCCACCGCGCTGGATCCGCTGAAGCGGGTCGGCGCCCAGATCGCGGAGGTGCTGCGGAACCACGGCGAGCTGTCCAGGGCGGAGGCCCGGGCCGAGGCGGTGGAGCTGCTCCGCAGGGTCGGCATCCCCGAGCCGGAGCGGCGGGTCTCGGCCTTCCCGTTCCAGCTGTCCGGCGGCCAGCGGCAGCGGGTGGTGATCGCGATGGCGATCGCCAACCGGCCCGGTCTGCTGATCGCCGACGAGCCCACCACCGCGCTGGACGTCACCGTCCAGGCCGAGATCCTGGACCTGCTGCGGCGCCTCGCCGTCGACTCGGGGACGGGCGTGCTGCTGGTCACCCACAACATGGGAGTGGTGGCCGACTTCGCCGACCGGGTCGCGGTGATGCTGAGCGGCGAGGTCGTCGAGACCGGACCGGTCGAGGAGGTGCTGCTGCGGCCCGTCCACGAGTACACCAAGCGGCTGCTGGCCGCGGTGCCGCGGCTGGCCGTCGCGGAGGCGGGCGCTGACGCCGGGTCCGCCGGGGAGGGAGACGCGTCGGCAACCCCGGCCTCGGCCCCGGCCCCGGCCTCGGAGCCCGTGGTCCGGCTCGAAGGCGTCAGCGTGGTCTTCGGCCGCGGGCCGCGAGCGGTCCGCGCGCTGGACGACGTGTCGCTGAGCGTGCGGCCGGGCGAGACGGTGGGCCTGGTCGGCGAGTCGGGCTCGGGCAAGTCCACCGCGGCCCGGGTCGGCCTCGGTCTGATCGCGCCGTCCTCCGGGCGGGTCACCCTCTTCGGCTCCGACCTGGCCCGGACGAGGGGCCGGCAGCGGCGGGCGCTGCGGGCCGGGATCGGCGTGGTCCTCCAGGACCCGGTGGCCTCGCTGGACGCCCGGATGAGCGTCGGCGAGTGCGTGGCCGAGCCGCTGCGGGTGCACCGGCGCGGGATGTCCGGGGCCGAGCGCCGGGAACGGGTCGCCGAGGTCCTCGAACAGGTGCGGCTGCCCGCCGAGTTGGCGGACCGGGCGCCCCGCGAGCTGTCCGGCGGGCAGCGCCAGCGGGTCAGCCTGGCCCGGGCGCTGGTGCTGGAGCCCCGGCTGCTGGTGGCCGACGAGCCGACCAGCGCGCTGGACGTCAGCGTGCAGCAGACGGTGCTCGAGGTGATCTCCGAGCTGCAGGACCGGCTCGGCTTCGCCTGCCTCTTCGTCTCCCACGACCTCGCGGTGGTGCAGCGCTTCGCCCAGCGGGTGGTCGTCATGCGCGCGGGACGGGTCGAGGAGCACGGGCCGACCGCGAGCGCGCTGCTGCATCCGCGCACCGACTACACCCGGCGGCTGCTGGCCGCCGTCCCGGTGCCGGACCCCGTGCTGCAGCGCCGCCGCCGGGAGAGCCGGCTCGCCGCGGTCGGCGGTACGGCCGGCGGTACGACCGGCGGAACACTCACGGAGGACAAGGCGTGA
- a CDS encoding mandelate racemase/muconate lactonizing enzyme family protein translates to MRLDDLTVWTVNVPYARPFTSSFETRTGTTRTILRLRTDDGLEGWGETMHGSPTAAIIEKIYPQIRGTDPHRLQQAAETFHMVPYFYGYLGAAALAGIEMACWDLIGKAAGRPLADLLGGPVRDRVPVTAVLTPGLVGEPTGAVALADALSEEILRVQANEGAGAFKIKGSTDPLHDVVLLERIRERLGRELPLRVDPNAHWTVPRTLELARRIEDLGLEYLEDPVPGIAGMAAVRRDLRVPLCTNMCVTEFDHVAPAIRLGAVDVVHGDVHRWAGISPTRRLAGVLETHGLGMNLHSGGEIGLSTAAHLHLTSATPQIGYAIDTVYQYLEHDVVTRPFEIRDGAMTPPAGPGLGVEVDPEALASAARAHERDGDLLL, encoded by the coding sequence ATGAGACTCGACGACCTGACGGTCTGGACCGTCAACGTCCCCTACGCCCGCCCCTTCACCAGCTCCTTCGAGACCCGCACCGGCACCACCCGGACGATCCTCCGGCTGCGCACCGACGACGGCCTGGAGGGCTGGGGCGAGACCATGCACGGCAGCCCCACCGCCGCCATCATCGAGAAGATCTACCCGCAGATCCGCGGCACCGACCCGCACCGGCTCCAGCAGGCCGCCGAAACCTTCCACATGGTCCCGTACTTCTACGGCTACCTGGGCGCGGCGGCTCTCGCTGGGATCGAGATGGCCTGCTGGGACCTGATCGGCAAGGCCGCCGGGCGCCCACTCGCCGACCTCCTCGGCGGCCCGGTCCGGGACCGGGTGCCGGTCACCGCGGTGCTCACCCCGGGCCTGGTCGGCGAGCCCACCGGGGCGGTGGCCCTGGCCGACGCCCTCTCCGAGGAGATCCTCCGCGTCCAGGCGAACGAGGGCGCCGGAGCCTTCAAGATCAAGGGCTCCACCGACCCCCTCCACGACGTGGTCCTCCTCGAACGCATCCGGGAGCGCCTCGGCCGCGAGCTGCCCCTGCGGGTCGACCCCAACGCCCACTGGACGGTCCCGCGCACCCTCGAACTCGCCCGGCGGATCGAGGATCTGGGCCTGGAGTACCTGGAGGACCCCGTCCCTGGGATCGCCGGCATGGCCGCCGTCCGCCGGGACCTCCGCGTCCCCCTCTGCACCAACATGTGCGTCACCGAGTTCGACCACGTCGCCCCGGCGATCCGGCTCGGCGCGGTGGACGTGGTGCACGGCGACGTCCACCGCTGGGCCGGCATCTCCCCCACCCGCCGCCTGGCCGGCGTCCTGGAGACCCACGGCCTCGGCATGAACCTCCACAGCGGCGGCGAGATCGGCCTCTCCACCGCGGCCCACCTCCACCTCACCAGCGCCACCCCGCAGATCGGGTACGCCATCGACACCGTGTACCAGTACCTGGAACACGACGTCGTCACCCGCCCCTTCGAGATCCGCGACGGCGCCATGACCCCGCCGGCCGGCCCCGGCCTCGGCGTGGAGGTGGACCCGGAGGCCCTGGCCTCGGCGGCCCGGGCCCACGAGCGGGACGGCGACCTGCTGCTCTGA
- a CDS encoding ROK family protein, whose product MLAGVDIGGTTTQVVLCDPELNVLERIGTPTPAAAGGPAMLRAVQDALGALLHRRAQSRARSGSPRPERLLAVGVGAAGVVDPVAGRVLVASDSFDSTWSGFPVAAELTAAMGVPAFLDNDVNAFLRGEATRGAAAGEPDVLGMTLGTGVGGALWVGGELYEGPHAAAGEIGHLPGFGELPCTCGGRGHLETLASGRSLAARYAERTGRRVGAEEVATAAEGGDREARAVLAAAGRGIARAVLITAGLLDITTVVIGGGVARAWHLLHPEIAAALADEPPVSGHPVRLLRSSLGEDAVAVGAAARARAELAAARRLPDSGTG is encoded by the coding sequence CTGCTGGCCGGCGTGGACATCGGCGGCACCACCACCCAAGTGGTGCTCTGCGACCCGGAGTTGAACGTCCTCGAACGCATCGGGACGCCGACCCCGGCGGCCGCCGGAGGCCCGGCGATGCTCAGGGCCGTGCAGGACGCCCTCGGCGCCCTGCTGCACCGGCGCGCGCAGAGCCGCGCCCGGTCCGGCTCCCCCCGCCCCGAGCGGCTGCTCGCGGTCGGCGTCGGCGCGGCCGGGGTGGTGGATCCGGTCGCCGGGCGGGTACTGGTCGCGAGCGACTCCTTCGACTCCACCTGGTCCGGCTTCCCGGTGGCGGCTGAGCTCACCGCGGCGATGGGCGTCCCGGCCTTCCTGGACAACGACGTCAACGCCTTCCTCCGCGGCGAGGCCACCCGCGGGGCCGCGGCCGGCGAGCCTGACGTGCTGGGGATGACCCTGGGCACCGGCGTCGGCGGCGCGCTGTGGGTGGGCGGCGAGCTCTACGAGGGGCCGCACGCGGCCGCCGGCGAGATCGGCCACCTCCCGGGCTTCGGCGAACTCCCCTGCACCTGCGGGGGCCGCGGCCATCTGGAGACCCTGGCCTCAGGCCGCTCGCTCGCCGCCCGCTACGCCGAGCGCACCGGGCGGCGGGTCGGCGCCGAGGAGGTCGCGACGGCGGCCGAGGGAGGCGACCGGGAGGCCCGCGCGGTCCTCGCCGCCGCCGGCCGCGGCATCGCCCGGGCGGTGCTCATCACGGCGGGACTGCTGGACATCACCACGGTGGTGATCGGCGGCGGGGTCGCCCGCGCCTGGCACCTCCTCCATCCGGAGATCGCCGCGGCCCTGGCCGACGAGCCCCCGGTCAGCGGCCACCCGGTACGCCTGCTGCGGAGCTCCCTCGGCGAGGACGCGGTCGCGGTCGGCGCGGCGGCCCGCGCCCGCGCGGAACTCGCCGCCGCCCGGCGGCTGCCGGACTCCGGCACGGGGTGA
- a CDS encoding MFS transporter encodes MSPAQSGSSTAVGGRAGGNLRWGIAGLLGTGILINYFDRVNLSVAGTDLQHTLHLSSGELGILFSAFTWSYGLAQIPVGLLLDRIGVTWVVRIATLLWSAATFLTAAVSGLGLILVTRLLLGIAEAPGIVSSQKTTSYWFPRHERGLCTSAFDGAAKFSNVVGVPLMSLIVASLGWRAAFWFSGSLSLAFAIAYWLLYRNPRRLRETGRLSESEYRYITEGGAQDERSVPERQFAHFGRLLRNRKVWGLSLGFACYNYAFFMLLTWLPGYLEDQLHMSVLTGGLYAAVPWIVATLSDLLIGGLLVDRLIAAGRNPDRVRRSVLIGGMVVGLFVLGGATTHSPVLAVTFLSLGLGGLSASAPVGSSCVALIAPEGAVGAVGGILNFLSQLFVAAAPIVTGFLVDSTGSFAWGFVIAAVMVALGVACYLLVLGRIEQVPDSEVAVA; translated from the coding sequence GTGAGCCCGGCACAGAGCGGCTCCAGCACTGCGGTCGGCGGCAGAGCCGGCGGCAATCTCAGATGGGGCATCGCGGGGCTGCTGGGCACCGGGATTCTGATCAACTACTTCGACCGCGTGAACCTCTCAGTGGCCGGCACGGACCTGCAGCACACACTGCACCTCAGCTCCGGTGAACTGGGCATCCTGTTCTCGGCGTTCACCTGGTCCTACGGCCTGGCCCAGATACCGGTGGGCCTGCTGCTCGACCGGATCGGCGTGACCTGGGTGGTGCGGATCGCCACCCTGCTGTGGTCGGCCGCCACCTTCCTCACCGCCGCGGTCAGCGGGCTCGGACTGATCCTGGTGACCCGGCTGCTGCTCGGCATCGCCGAGGCCCCCGGCATCGTCTCCTCGCAGAAGACCACCAGCTACTGGTTTCCCCGGCACGAGCGCGGGCTGTGCACCTCGGCCTTCGACGGGGCCGCGAAGTTCTCCAACGTGGTCGGCGTCCCACTGATGTCGCTGATCGTCGCCTCCCTCGGCTGGCGGGCCGCGTTCTGGTTCAGCGGCTCGCTCAGCCTGGCCTTCGCCATCGCCTACTGGCTGCTCTACCGCAACCCGCGCCGGCTGCGGGAGACGGGGCGGCTGAGCGAGAGCGAGTACCGGTACATCACCGAGGGCGGGGCGCAGGACGAACGGTCCGTTCCCGAGCGGCAGTTCGCCCACTTCGGGCGGCTGCTGAGGAACCGCAAGGTGTGGGGCCTCTCGCTCGGCTTCGCCTGCTACAACTACGCCTTCTTCATGCTGCTGACCTGGCTTCCCGGCTACCTGGAGGACCAGCTCCACATGTCCGTCCTCACCGGCGGGCTGTACGCGGCGGTGCCGTGGATCGTGGCCACCCTCTCCGATCTGCTGATCGGCGGGCTGCTGGTGGACCGGCTGATCGCGGCCGGGCGGAACCCGGACCGGGTCCGCCGATCGGTGCTGATCGGCGGGATGGTGGTGGGGCTCTTCGTCCTCGGCGGGGCGACCACCCACAGCCCCGTGCTTGCGGTGACCTTCCTCTCGCTGGGCCTCGGCGGACTCTCCGCCTCCGCGCCGGTCGGCTCCAGCTGCGTCGCGCTGATCGCCCCCGAGGGCGCCGTCGGCGCCGTGGGCGGGATCCTCAACTTCCTCAGCCAGCTGTTCGTGGCGGCGGCGCCGATCGTCACCGGCTTCCTGGTCGACAGCACCGGCAGCTTCGCCTGGGGCTTCGTCATCGCCGCCGTGATGGTCGCCCTCGGAGTCGCCTGCTACCTCCTCGTCCTCGGCCGCATCGAGCAAGTTCCGGACTCGGAGGTGGCCGTCGCATGA
- a CDS encoding ABC transporter permease, producing the protein MALRRFARNRLAVVGLAVVVLFVLFCFVGPFLYSTDQTHVALHQVNQGPSAGHWLGTDALGHDELGRLMFGGKVSLLVGLAAGLLATVIGTLWGAAAGYAGGWVDAVMMRVVDAGIAIPALFILLVISAIWTPGVPGLILILGVVSWLVPSRLIRAETLTLKNRDYVLTLRAIGGGHGRAITRHVLPNSVSTIAVAATFQVADAILLVAYVSYLGLGVQPPSTDWGGMLSAGLSAAYSGRWWLIVPPGLAVILVVCAFNAIGDGLRDAFDVRGRG; encoded by the coding sequence CTGGCCCTGCGCCGGTTCGCGCGCAACCGGCTGGCCGTGGTCGGCCTCGCGGTGGTCGTCCTCTTCGTCCTGTTCTGCTTCGTCGGCCCGTTCCTCTACTCCACGGACCAGACCCATGTGGCCCTCCACCAGGTCAACCAGGGCCCCAGCGCCGGGCATTGGCTGGGCACGGACGCCCTCGGCCACGACGAGCTCGGCCGGCTGATGTTCGGCGGCAAGGTCTCGCTGCTGGTCGGCCTCGCCGCCGGGCTGCTGGCCACCGTCATCGGCACCCTGTGGGGGGCCGCCGCCGGGTACGCCGGCGGTTGGGTGGACGCGGTGATGATGCGGGTGGTGGACGCGGGGATCGCCATCCCGGCGCTCTTCATCCTGCTGGTGATCTCGGCGATCTGGACCCCCGGGGTGCCCGGGCTGATCCTGATCCTGGGGGTGGTCTCCTGGCTGGTGCCGTCCCGGCTGATCCGGGCCGAGACGCTGACCCTGAAGAACCGCGACTACGTGCTGACCCTGCGGGCCATCGGCGGCGGGCACGGCCGGGCGATCACCCGGCATGTGCTGCCCAACTCGGTGTCCACCATCGCCGTCGCCGCCACCTTCCAGGTGGCCGACGCGATCCTGCTGGTCGCCTATGTCTCCTACCTCGGCCTGGGCGTGCAGCCCCCGTCCACGGACTGGGGCGGGATGCTCTCGGCCGGGCTGAGCGCCGCGTACTCCGGCCGCTGGTGGCTGATCGTGCCGCCGGGCCTTGCCGTCATCCTGGTGGTCTGCGCCTTCAACGCGATCGGCGACGGGCTGCGGGACGCCTTCGACGTGAGGGGGCGCGGATGA
- a CDS encoding YeeE/YedE family protein, whose amino-acid sequence MALSTLPERLTRTAGRTAAPAPESPAAPSPKPWVLTAALLLFAALAVWTFAAHGAKPGVLLLLGGGLGFTLFHSRFGFTGAWRQLVGVGNGAGLRAHALLLGTTATLFALIIGTGTGLFGSKPAPTAGPLGVALVLGAFLFGVGMQLGGACASGTLFAVGSGQVPVLLTLVGFVVGGTLYTWQYPLVEHLPSFAPVLLSDHVGWWGSWAITIAALGAVVWISLAVQKRRNPPPVGAVPTSRGLLRAVRGSWPLWVGALLLSALGAGVLLVSGGAWGVTSAFSLWGAKLLQALGAHPEHWAYWRDPKQAAALAGPVLTDKTSLTDIGIMVGAAAAAAAGGVWTLHRRLPWRTVAASLLGGILLGIGSRLAAGCNIGAYLAGVASGSLSGWVWGAAALLGTWVGLRLRPLFGLPNPRPTDSIC is encoded by the coding sequence ATGGCCCTCTCCACCCTGCCGGAGCGCCTCACCCGCACGGCCGGCCGTACCGCCGCGCCCGCTCCGGAGTCGCCGGCCGCGCCCTCGCCCAAGCCCTGGGTCCTCACCGCGGCGCTGCTCCTCTTCGCCGCCCTGGCGGTCTGGACCTTCGCCGCGCACGGCGCCAAGCCGGGCGTCCTGCTGCTGCTCGGCGGCGGACTCGGCTTCACCCTCTTCCACTCCCGATTCGGATTCACCGGCGCCTGGCGGCAGTTGGTGGGCGTCGGCAACGGCGCCGGGCTGCGCGCCCACGCGCTGCTCCTCGGCACCACCGCCACCCTCTTCGCCCTGATCATCGGCACCGGCACCGGCCTCTTCGGCAGCAAGCCGGCGCCCACCGCCGGGCCGCTCGGGGTCGCGCTGGTCCTCGGCGCCTTCCTCTTCGGCGTCGGCATGCAGCTCGGCGGCGCCTGCGCCTCGGGCACCCTCTTCGCGGTCGGCTCCGGCCAGGTCCCGGTGCTGCTCACCCTCGTCGGCTTCGTCGTCGGCGGCACCCTCTACACCTGGCAGTACCCGCTCGTGGAGCACCTCCCCTCGTTCGCGCCCGTGCTCCTCTCCGACCATGTGGGCTGGTGGGGCTCCTGGGCGATCACCATCGCGGCGCTGGGTGCGGTGGTGTGGATCTCCCTGGCCGTGCAGAAGCGCCGCAACCCGCCGCCGGTCGGCGCGGTCCCGACCAGCCGCGGGCTGCTGCGCGCGGTACGCGGCTCCTGGCCGCTGTGGGTCGGCGCGCTCCTCCTCTCCGCGCTGGGCGCCGGCGTCCTGCTGGTCTCCGGCGGGGCCTGGGGGGTGACCAGCGCGTTCAGCCTCTGGGGAGCCAAGCTGCTGCAGGCGCTCGGCGCCCACCCGGAGCACTGGGCGTACTGGCGGGACCCCAAGCAGGCGGCCGCCCTGGCCGGCCCCGTGCTGACCGACAAGACCAGCCTCACCGACATCGGGATCATGGTGGGCGCGGCGGCGGCCGCGGCCGCGGGCGGGGTGTGGACCCTCCACCGCCGGCTGCCCTGGCGCACGGTGGCCGCCTCGCTGCTGGGCGGCATCCTGCTGGGCATCGGCTCCCGGCTGGCGGCCGGCTGCAACATCGGCGCCTACCTGGCCGGCGTCGCCTCCGGCAGTCTCTCCGGCTGGGTCTGGGGCGCCGCCGCACTCCTCGGCACCTGGGTCGGCCTCCGCCTCCGGCCGCTCTTCGGGCTGCCCAACCCCCGCCCGACGGACAGCATCTGCTGA
- a CDS encoding creatininase family protein, producing the protein MTGQTPLTPLAPPTTPTTPTPLHRLDEMTREELAAEAPGSVLVLPIGAVEQHGPHLALGTDTLLARTVAERAAERAGADGVPVVLAPALPYGHSEHHVFPGAGAASLSADTLAAVLRDLLSALHRSGFRRFLLVNGHGGNDETARMVSKTAVLGLPVAVGTVNYWQAGPATEPAPEGADVPGHAGWWETSLVLAVRPELVRPDRAATELPGPRGLFSYEAVPGLNLQRHGEWQRSGGTTDPAAGADAAAGARILGERVAGVADALRRFHELTAEPTTEPTAAPTEEGTPAR; encoded by the coding sequence ATGACCGGGCAGACACCGCTCACCCCCCTCGCCCCGCCCACCACGCCCACCACGCCCACCCCGCTCCACCGGCTCGACGAGATGACCCGCGAGGAGCTCGCCGCCGAGGCGCCGGGCAGCGTACTGGTGCTGCCGATCGGCGCCGTCGAGCAGCACGGGCCGCATCTCGCGCTCGGCACCGACACCCTGCTGGCGCGGACCGTCGCCGAACGCGCGGCCGAGCGCGCGGGGGCCGACGGGGTGCCGGTGGTACTCGCCCCGGCACTGCCGTACGGGCACTCCGAGCACCATGTCTTCCCCGGTGCGGGCGCCGCCTCGCTCAGCGCCGACACCCTGGCCGCGGTGCTCCGCGACCTCCTCTCCGCCCTCCACCGCTCCGGCTTCCGCCGCTTTCTTCTCGTCAACGGCCACGGCGGCAACGACGAGACGGCCCGGATGGTGAGCAAGACCGCGGTGCTGGGACTGCCGGTCGCGGTGGGGACGGTGAACTACTGGCAGGCCGGACCGGCCACCGAGCCGGCGCCGGAGGGCGCCGACGTCCCCGGGCACGCGGGCTGGTGGGAGACCAGCCTGGTGCTGGCGGTCCGCCCGGAGCTGGTCCGGCCGGACCGGGCGGCGACCGAACTCCCGGGCCCGCGCGGGCTGTTCTCCTACGAGGCGGTCCCCGGGCTGAACCTCCAGCGGCACGGCGAGTGGCAGCGCTCGGGCGGCACCACCGACCCGGCGGCGGGCGCGGACGCCGCGGCCGGCGCCCGCATCCTCGGCGAGCGGGTCGCCGGCGTCGCCGACGCCCTCCGCCGCTTCCACGAACTGACGGCGGAACCGACCACAGAACCGACGGCAGCACCGACCGAAGAAGGCACCCCCGCGCGATGA
- a CDS encoding IclR family transcriptional regulator — protein MTPTDAAANAATAAATEAAAATEAAADESAAPGPAGRNRSQSVRRALALLGYVEAGGPDGGGVTLAEISAGLGLNKSTALRLLEPLREFGLVVQEPVSGRFDLGPRAATLGQAFLSRLDLRGAARPELRRLVDASQETAHLVIYDHPEVVYVDKLESPSPVRMHSEIGKRMPAHSTATGKVFLAHLGEEVVAEVIGAGLERRTEHTLADGAALRAELQRVRERGWAADDVENEEGVRCAAAPVFDHTGAVRAAVSVSGPTMRVPRERLAELGALVRETARAVSERLGAAAPAERPGDPR, from the coding sequence ATGACCCCCACCGACGCCGCCGCCAACGCCGCCACCGCCGCAGCGACCGAGGCCGCCGCAGCGACCGAGGCCGCCGCCGACGAGTCCGCCGCGCCAGGACCCGCCGGCCGCAACCGCTCGCAGTCCGTCCGCCGCGCGCTCGCCCTCCTCGGATACGTCGAGGCCGGCGGGCCGGACGGCGGCGGCGTGACCCTGGCCGAGATCTCCGCCGGGCTCGGCCTGAACAAGAGCACCGCGCTCCGCCTCCTCGAGCCTCTCCGGGAGTTCGGCCTGGTGGTCCAGGAGCCGGTGTCCGGCCGGTTCGACCTGGGCCCCCGGGCGGCCACCCTGGGCCAGGCCTTCCTCTCCCGGCTCGACCTGCGCGGCGCCGCCCGGCCGGAGCTGCGGCGGCTGGTGGACGCCTCCCAGGAGACCGCCCACCTGGTGATCTACGACCACCCCGAGGTGGTCTACGTGGACAAGCTGGAGAGCCCGAGCCCGGTGCGGATGCACTCCGAGATCGGCAAGCGGATGCCGGCCCACTCCACCGCCACCGGCAAGGTCTTCCTGGCGCACCTGGGCGAGGAGGTGGTCGCCGAGGTCATCGGGGCGGGCCTGGAGCGGCGTACCGAGCACACCCTCGCCGACGGGGCCGCCCTCCGTGCCGAGCTCCAGCGGGTGCGCGAGCGCGGCTGGGCCGCCGACGACGTCGAGAACGAGGAGGGGGTCCGCTGCGCCGCCGCGCCGGTCTTCGACCACACCGGCGCGGTCCGGGCCGCGGTCAGCGTCTCGGGGCCGACGATGCGGGTGCCGCGCGAGCGCCTCGCCGAACTGGGCGCCCTGGTCCGGGAGACGGCGCGGGCGGTCTCCGAGCGGCTGGGCGCGGCCGCGCCGGCGGAACGGCCGGGGGACCCGCGTTAG